The DNA segment AATTACTGTTTAATGGGTAAGAGTTTCAGTTGAATAAGATGAAGAGCAGGACATGAATACTGGTGATGGATTCACAACAGTATGAAAATGTCACTGTATTGACAATacattaaatttaagaaatttgccAAACACTCTACAGTTTAAACTTGTTtaaaaatcaataggaaaaaaggaaaaatttcctaTTGATTTTTAAACAAGTTTAAAGTTCTCGCAATCGTgaacaataaaaatgatgaaaataatggaaaacaaGAAATCTTCAAGTCAAAGAAATGAGGGATTGAGGTTCTTCAGAAGAGTGATACTGAAGGCTATAATTAGGAGTTGCATATAGTTACTAGTGGTATATACTGCATACTAGAGACATGAGTGTGTGCAGATCataaaggtttgttttttttttatctgaaacACATATGCTAAAGAGCAACTGTATTTCCATGATATCTAGATTTACAACAACGATGATGCTCAAGCTATGTAATTAGGGATTGAGTGAGCCTTTTTAATGCCTTTCTCCATCTTGATTGTCAGTCTAGTATAGGACGGATATCAAAAGAAGGGGTAAAGGGAGTGACCATAGAAGAGATGGACTCCTTCCATGTAACTTCATTGAATCACATTATATCTGTAAGACTAACATCATCATCTTTGCAGGTTTAGTTGTATTTGTTCAACAAGTTTGAATAGTTTTGATTCCAGCAGATCAGatatgaaaatgcatttaaagaTCTAGATCCTCTTGGAATTGAAGGAGAGATTGATTTATCTTCATAATTGGTTGAAGAAgtaaggcattttattttttcttcacccAGTAAAGGTTGTGTTTCTGTGACTTTGTAAGGAAAACTTCTCCCTACACAAAATGCCTTTTACAGGtaataaaaatttgcatttaGTATTACAGTGTTACATTGGAGGAAATATTCTAAGAAAATCATTATTGTTTTCAATGTATAGCTTGGTAAAGTTAAACTAAATTCCCTAACAATATCAAAGTAATTATGTTTCCATCTACAGACTTAATTCTTCCAGTTGCTGTGCATAAAAATAGAAGTCCTATTATTTGGAAAGCAAAAGCTCTTTCCCGGATTAATCAAGgtcaagaaaaattatttttttcttgtgcttCAATAAATATTGTCATGTTATGTATATATAACCCTCATCTATTTTCTGTTTACTGTGTCTGTCTTGTTTGAAATCATGGAAAACTGGAATACCACTTCAGATTTCATTCTCCTAGGACTCTTTAATCACACAGGAGCCCACCAATTTCTCTTTGTGTTGGTCCTGATAACTGCCTTCACCTCTTTTGTTGGCAATGCCCTCATGTTTCTCCTGATTCTCCTGGACTCTGGGCTCCACAGGCCCATGTACTTTCTACTGAGCCAACTCTCCCTCATGGACATGATACTGGTTATCACCATTATGCCTAAAATGGCTGCTGACTATTTGACGGGCAGGACGTTCATCTCCCGAGTTGGCTGTGGGTTTCAGATCTTCTTCTTCCTCACTTTGGAAGGGGGCGAGTGCTTCCTCTTAGCAGCCATGTCCTATGACCGCTATGTCGCTATTTGCCATCCACTGAGATACCCAGTCCTCATGCGCTGGCAATTATACTTAAGAATGACTTTGGGATCGTGGTTCCTTGGCGCAGCTGATGGGCTCATGCAGGCTGCTGCTACCCTGAACTTCTCATTTTGCAGGACACATGAGATTGATCACTTCTTTTGTGAGGCCCCCTCTCTAGTGCGTTTGGCTTGTGCTGACACTTCTGTCTTTGAGTATGCTATGTATGTGTGCTGCGTGTTAATGCTCCTAGTCCCCATTTCCCTCATCTTGATTTCCTATAGTCTCATCCTTGCCGCTGTTCTCCAGATGTGTTCTAATGAAGCCCGCAAGAAGGCTTTTACTACTTGCTCCTCACATATTTCCGTGGTGGGACTGTTTTTTGGAGCAGCCATTTTTACCTACATGAGACCAAAATCCTTTAGGTCAGCTAACCATGATAAGATTGTGTCAGCATTTTATACCATCTTCACCCCTGTTCTAAATCCCCTCATCTATAGTCTGAGGAACAGTGAGGTCAAGGGAGCTCTGAGAAAGTGTGTGGATCAGTGTGCTGTCTTAAGTCATGATTAAGATTACATTGATTATCCCCAGAGTTCACGGCTGTAAAAAGTGATTGTGTAAAATTTCTTTGAGAAAGATTATATAGCCATTATATCTctgtgtgttatttttattttactttggaatGTGTACAGATGTCCATATTTTGGTATCATTTATTAGGTTGTCATCAACAAATCAGACTGAGGATTGTTAAAAATCTGCAAATAAAAAATTCTTATGAAATGTTTCCACACCACATTTCATGATAAATGTTTTTTTCAAACAATGAACAAAGTAGTCAAACAATAttgaagtttgttgttgtttttgaattgaggtataatttataaacAATAGAATATTCATATCTAAAGGGTGCCTTTCAATAAGTTTCAGAAGCACATGTGCTGGTAACTTATACCCAGTAGCAAGAGACAAAATTTTCACAAGATCAAAAAATGCCCCTTATGCCCTTTTCCAATGAAACTCCTCAACCCAGAGACAAACACTGGTCTGCTTTGTATCTCTGTTAGTTTAACCTAATCTAGTATCCcatataagtgaaaacacagtagatatttttcttttatcttataTCTTTCTCTCAActtaatatgtttttaaagatttctatGCAATTTTGTATCtatcaatagtttttttttttcaattgctaAGTAGTTTTTCCTTGTatcaccatttatttattcactaccCTAATGATATTCATCTGGGCTATTTTCACTCTGGAATGTTATTGCTCAAgttgcttttaatcttttttttttgt comes from the Bubalus kerabau isolate K-KA32 ecotype Philippines breed swamp buffalo chromosome 1, PCC_UOA_SB_1v2, whole genome shotgun sequence genome and includes:
- the LOC129642161 gene encoding olfactory receptor 2T12-like, whose translation is MENWNTTSDFILLGLFNHTGAHQFLFVLVLITAFTSFVGNALMFLLILLDSGLHRPMYFLLSQLSLMDMILVITIMPKMAADYLTGRTFISRVGCGFQIFFFLTLEGGECFLLAAMSYDRYVAICHPLRYPVLMRWQLYLRMTLGSWFLGAADGLMQAAATLNFSFCRTHEIDHFFCEAPSLVRLACADTSVFEYAMYVCCVLMLLVPISLILISYSLILAAVLQMCSNEARKKAFTTCSSHISVVGLFFGAAIFTYMRPKSFRSANHDKIVSAFYTIFTPVLNPLIYSLRNSEVKGALRKCVDQCAVLSHD